A stretch of Bos taurus isolate L1 Dominette 01449 registration number 42190680 breed Hereford chromosome 5, ARS-UCD2.0, whole genome shotgun sequence DNA encodes these proteins:
- the MGST1 gene encoding microsomal glutathione S-transferase 1 (The RefSeq protein has 3 substitutions compared to this genomic sequence): MANLSQLMENEVFMAFASYTTIVLSKMNFMSTATAFYRLTKKVFANPEDCAGFGKGENAKKYLRTDDRVERVRRAHLNDLENIVPFLGIGLLYSLSGPDLSTAILHFRLFVRARIYHTIAYLTPLPQPNRALAFFIGYGVTLSMAYRLLKSKLYL, from the exons ATGGCCAACCTTTCACAGCTAATGGAGAATGAAGTATTCATGGCCTTTGCCTCCTACACGACGATTGTGCTTTCAAAAATGATGTTTATGAGCACTGCAACTGCATTCTATAGACTGACAAGAAAG GTTTTTGCCAACCCAGAAGACTGCGCGGGCTTcggcaaaggagaaaatgccaAGAAGTATCTTCGGACAGATGACAGGGTGGAACGTGTTCGAAG AGCCCACTTGAATGACCTTGAAAACATCGTGCCATTTCTTGGTATTGGCCTTCTGTATTCCTTGAGTGGTCCAGACCTCTCTACAGCCATCCTGCACTTCAGACTCTTTGTCGGAGCACGAATCTACCACACGATTGCGTATTTGACACCCCTTCCCCAGCCAAATCGCGCTTTGGCTTTTTTCATTGGCTATGGAGTTACACTTTCAATGGCTTACAGATTGCTGAAGAGTAAACTGTACCTGTAA
- the MGST1 gene encoding microsomal glutathione S-transferase 1 isoform X1, whose product MANLSQLMENEVFMAFASYTTIVLSKMMFMSTATAFYRLTRKVFANPEDCAGFGKGENAKKYLRTDDRVERVRRAHLNDLENIVPFLGIGLLYSLSGPDLSTAILHFRLFVGARIYHTIAYLTPLPQPNRALAFFIGYGVTLSMAYRLLKSKLYL is encoded by the exons ATGGCCAACCTTTCACAGCTAATGGAGAATGAAGTATTCATGGCCTTTGCCTCCTACACGACGATTGTGCTTTCAAAAATGATGTTTATGAGCACTGCAACTGCATTCTATAGACTGACAAGAAAG GTTTTTGCCAACCCAGAAGACTGCGCGGGCTTcggcaaaggagaaaatgccaAGAAGTATCTTCGGACAGATGACAGGGTGGAACGTGTTCGAAG AGCCCACTTGAATGACCTTGAAAACATCGTGCCATTTCTTGGTATTGGCCTTCTGTATTCCTTGAGTGGTCCAGACCTCTCTACAGCCATCCTGCACTTCAGACTCTTTGTCGGAGCACGAATCTACCACACGATTGCGTATTTGACACCCCTTCCCCAGCCAAATCGCGCTTTGGCTTTTTTCATTGGCTATGGAGTTACACTTTCAATGGCTTACAGATTGCTGAAGAGTAAACTGTACCTGTAA